ACGGGCTTGCTCCAGCATTTTCTCCGAGATATCTACAAGGGTAACCGACTTGGCCTGCTTGGCTAGGGGCAAAGCTAATAGACCTGTCCCACCACCGAAATCCAGAATTGCCTTGTCTGATAGAAAATCAATCTGTGCTTCAACTGCCTGACAAACCAAGTTTGCAAGGAAGATATTTTTAGGGGAATCAAAGGTTTCTGCTTTGTGATTAAAATCGTGTTTCATGTTTTTAGTTTAGCACAAAGTAGTTGAATTGACTAGGAATTATCTTTCTTTTCAGGCTTTTCTTCTGATTTTTTCTTCCCTGCTTGATTGCTTGAATCAGTCGCTACCTCTTCCTTTTTAGCTGTTCTCTTTTCTTGGGTTTTCATCTGAGGAAAGAGAAATTCATAGTTGCCCTTATTCATACGAACACTTGTTGCAAAACCTGTTTTCGTATTGTGATACCTGACTTTTCCTAAGTTAAAGACTCGTTCTCCACTTTCTTGTTCAACCTTATCTTTACTTCGCTTGGCCATAGCAAAAGCTGCCAACTTTTCTTTGTTTAGGGCAAAGTCTTTGTGATGGGCGACTTGCCGATTCAAATAAAACTGCAACAAAAGGCTAA
This genomic interval from Streptococcus oralis subsp. tigurinus contains the following:
- the comGG gene encoding competence type IV pilus minor pilin ComGG encodes the protein MWKKQKVKAGVLLYAVTMAAIFSLLLQFYLNRQVAHHKDFALNKEKLAAFAMAKRSKDKVEQESGERVFNLGKVRYHNTKTGFATSVRMNKGNYEFLFPQMKTQEKRTAKKEEVATDSSNQAGKKKSEEKPEKKDNS